TATTGGACTTTTGTAGTGTATCTCAGGTCTGTGGCTTTTACCCAATCATCAGGTGCATCCATCATCTTGTGAGGATTCAGAATGTTGTTGGGATCAAGAGCCTTTTTTATGGCTCTCATCATTTCAAGAGAATCTTTCTTCTCCTTTTTCCATGATGGGGCCTTTGATAAGGCAATCCCGTGTTCACCAGATGTGGTTCCACCAACCTTGCGTACAAAGTCATAAACTTCTGAAACCGCCTTTCTGGCATTATCCCACTGGCCTGGCTTCGTCGTGTCCATCAGTATCTTCGTATGGACAACGCCAGAACCGCAGTGGCCGTAGGCGGTCATGACCACATTGTTCCTCTTCCCCACATCCACGATCTCCTGCACAGTGGCAGCCATCTTTGAGTTGGGAACTGCCATATCATCTGCCAGAGACGTGCAGGAAAGGCCTTTCTGATACCTGGATAGGGCGGCGAACAGCTTCTTCCTTCCAGAGAATATGCGGGTCATCTCCTTTGGATCATCACTCATCTCAATACCGAATGCACCATTGGCCTCACAGATCTCCTCTATATCGTTCATGTCGGCTTCAACTGCCGCTTTTATCCTGCCGTCCGCCTCGAACATGATTATGGCTTCCACATCTGGCAGGCCCATATTCAGGGCTGTATTCACCGCCTTAATTGCCACATTGTCCATCAGCTCCAGGACCGAGGGAGTAATCCCGCTGGTCATGACTGCGGTTATTGTCTTGCCGGCATCCTCGAGCTTGTTGAACTTGGCCATGGCCATGGCCTTGAACTTCGGCACAGGAGTCAGGCGCAAAGTCGCCTCTACGATTATCCCAAGAGTCCCTTCAGACCCGACCATGAGCCTGGCCAGCTGATAGCCAGAGGCCTCGACTCTCGTATTCGAACCCAGAGTCACCAGGTCGCCATTTGCGAGTACCACTTTCATACCCAGAACAGAATCTCTTGTGGCACCGTATTTCACCGACCTGAGTCCAGAGGCGTTGTTTGCAATTTCGCCGCCAATGGTGGCAACTCTGCTCGAGGCTGGTGTTGGCGGATAAAAAACCCCCTTAGGCCTGAGCACTCTATTCAAGTCATCGTCTATAACACCGGGCTGGACCACGCACAGTACATCCTCAATCCTAATATCAAGGATCTTGTTCATCCGCTTCATGTCCATGACTATGCCGCCGTCAATGGGCACAGCGTGTCCGGACATACCTGAACCAGAACCCCTGGCTATCACCGGGATCTTGTTCTTGTTAGCGTACCTCATTACCTCCTGAACCTCTTCTGTTTTCCCCGGCCTTACGACCGCATCTGGCATCGCCTGATGGACCGATGCATCGGAACCATATATATACAGCTCAGCAACATCATCAGAAGCGTTTTCAGGCCCCACAATCTTCTTCAAATGCTGTATGTCAACCTTCATCTCAACCTCCTGGTCAATTAAGTGTTAAAGTACACCCTGACAATTTACCCAAAATGGTCAGCTCTGCACGGCTTTTCTGTGGCTCCTCCTTCCCGCGCCAAGCACCTCGTTTGGATCAAGAGCCTTCTTGATGGCCAGGGAAACCCTGTCCAATGAGGATTCTTTTGATGTCCGAATCTTGCTGTGGGAGAACCCAATCATTTCAGAGCAGTTCGTGGCTCCACCCAGAGAAGAGACGGTGTTGTGGACCTCTGCAAGTGTCTCTTCAGTGCTCTTCCGCTTTCCTGGCGCTGCAACCATCACCATGTGGAAATTACCTCCCAAGAAGAAGCCCCAGGTACCAGCAGTCAAGTTGTGCTTCTTGCCAATCCTGCCAATTTGATCCAGAGTTTCTGCGACCTGAGAGGATGGTACGACCATGCTCATTGCAAGAGTACCATCTTCACTGACAAAACCTTCAATCGACCTTCTCTTTCTCCTCCACTTCTCGATCTTTTTGGTGTCAGAAGTGCGACTGACAGATAGAGCACCTGCCCTCCTGCAAATCCTTGAAACGACATCTGTCCCCCTCTTCACTGCTGTGGCGTGGCCGTCTAACTCAACCAGAAGAAAAGCTATTCCACCAGACATTGTTTCCAGCACAGCGCACGTCCTCGCCCAGGCTCTGTCCATCATCTCCAGAGAAGCTGGAGTAACGCCAGACCCGAGCACGTCGCCCACTGCCTCAAGACCTTTTTTTCGAGAATCAAAGGAGGCAGTGCATAGTGAACGTTTCGCTGGCAGAGGCTTAACTGCAACGGTTATCTCAGTTGGAAACCCGAGCATCCCGCTGGTGCCGGCAAAGAACCTTTCAATCTGAAGGCCGGACGAGTTCTTCAAAGTCGTACTGCCCAGCGCCACAACTTCTCCAGTTGGCGTCACCACCTCAACCCCCAGTACATAGTCGCGGGTGGCCCCGTACTTGATCCCCGCGGGAAAAGGAGCATTGTCCATCACCACTCTACCCAGGCTTTGTCCTCCACTCCCCCCTGGATCTGGCGGAAAAAAGAAGCCGCACGGCTTGAGTGCGGAGCCCAAATCGTCCAGCGTAACGCCGGGTCCAGCGACGCACAAGAGGTCAAGGATTCTCGTCTCCTTTATTCTATTCATGCTCGCGAAGTTAAGGACGAATCCCCTTTTCACTCTATTCTCACCCTTTGTGAGGAGACCTGATGAGTCTGCAAAAACAAAGGGAACCCTGAACCTGTTGGCCAGCTTCACCACTTTCGAAGCCTGACGACTGTCCTTTACGTTTACCACCGCCTCCGGCACTCGCCCCATCTGCTTCTTATGGGGTTGAAGTCCTTCTATCTCGGTCTCCACCGAGTCTTTCCCCACCGCTCTTTCCAGCCTTTTCTTGAAATCCGGGTCCATCTCCTTTTACTCATCCGCTGACCATGGGAACGGTTATCGAACCGTCCATGAGAATGGTCACTTTTGCATCCTTCCCCTTTTCAGCCAATGCGTCATCCACCGCCTTCTGCAAAGACTTGTAGGGCTTTATGAATATCTTCTCCAGATCTTCGTCCTTCAGGTCTGTTACTGCCCAGACCTGCGCCCTTGCCATAACCTCTGCCATCTTTCCGGCCTTATGCCACCCCAACTTGTAATCCTTGCTAATCTTATCCAGGACTTCTCCTGGAGTTTCGCAACTGGAAAGAAGATCATAAAACGCCTTTTCCCCTATGCCAGTCCGGCACTTGGAGACCATGATCAGTATCCCCTCGTCTTTCAACGCCAGCTTTCCGTTGTCGATGGCCTTCTGGGATTGGTAGAGATCGACGTCCATAGGGTATGGTGCCACGGATATAACAATGTCAGTTTTCTCTGGTACGGACACGCAGAAGACCTTCTTTGCGGACTCTATCGCAGCGTAGAAGGAGTCATGTATGTGTCCTGCGGTCGCATCGTATATGTCCCTGTCTCTGTCCAGAACAGTCTGTATGGAGAACACTTCCTTGTCCTCTATGGTCCTCAGAGCATCTATCATGTCCTCATGAACCGGATTCCCCTCAAGGGCAAGAGACCTGGATTCGGGTTTCAGTGCAAACTTGTGATTCTGTTCTATCGTCTTGAATGATGCGATGCCGGGAAGAAACGACTTCCTTCCGCCCGTGTATCCGCCGAAGTAATGAGGCTCCACCGAACCGATCAGGACTATCTTGTGAGCCTCCATCCCTAGCTTGTTCACATACATCTCGGTTCCATTTCTGGAGGTGCCGATGTGTACCATATCTTCATCTTTGCGCGCATCATGAACGTATATCTTGTCCTTGAAGGTTTCATACAGCGGGCCGAAAATGAACTGGAACTCTTCTTCTGTGGGAGCTCTATGAATGCCGGTTGCTATTATGAACCTGAAGGGAACTTTCTCAATTCTATCTCGGATTAGGTCGAGTACTTTTGCGGTTGGAGTGGGTCTTGTCCCGTCATTTACGATTAACAGGATATCCTTTGCGTCAGATAGGAAGTCATCGAACGATTTGGAGTTGACCGGGTTGTTCATTGCCTTGTTCAAAATCTTACCAGCGTCTCTCTTCTCCACCTCATTGGGATGGACCACCGAAGCGACCCTGTCATCGGCAATTTCCAGGGGAACCTTATCCTTGGAATATGCTACCTCAAGTCTCATCTTTCCCCCCTACTTTGAAGGTCCTTTTGCGGCAAGAGATTCCCAGTTCTCTCTCCCACCGAAGAATATTGCACATTCCCTTTTGAAAGATTCTTCCGAGTCTGCACCATGGACGGCATTGGTCTGCTTGTTGGCTCCGTAGAGGGCCCTTAATGTCCCGCTGGCAGCTTTTGTCGAATCTGTTTCACCCATAAGCTTCCTCAGCGTCTGAACGGCATCGGCTCTTTCGAGAAGGCATACCACTATCGGCCCTGAGGTCATGAACTGAAGCAGGGGTTCGTAGAATGGTTTACCCTTGTGTGGGGCGTAGAGCCTTGCTGCAGTCTGATTGTCCATGACCAACATGCGCATCTTGATAATGATGAAACCGTTCTTCTCAACTGCAGAAAGGATGTCACCTATGTGGTGGCCAGACACGGCGTCCGGCTTGATTATTAAGAGAGTGCACTCCAAATCACTTAAGTCGGGCTTTGACAAGCTGGCCAATCTGCTCAGGTTCTGTTGCCACCTGGACGCCTGCTTTTTCAAAAGCCGCTATCTTCTCCTTTGCGGTCCCGCTACCACCTGATATGATGGCACCCGCATGTCCCATTCTCTTGCCTGGAGGAGCTGTGAGGCCGGCTATGAACGCGATGACCGGCTTCTTCACATGCGCCTTGATGTACTCAGAGGCGTCCTCCTCGTCCGTCCCACCTATTTCACCAACCAGAACCACGGCCTCGGTCTGTGGGTCTTCTTCAAAAAGCTTGAGACAGTCAATGAATCGGGTGCCTATTATGGCATCTCCGCCTATGCCCAGGCAAGTCGACTGGCCGTAGCCTGCATTGGTTATGTGACTCACTACCTCATAGGTAAGGGTCCCGCTCCTTGAGACAACACCCACAGGACCCTGCTTGAATACCTGAGTCGGCAGAATTCCCACCTTGCACTTTTCCGGACTCACCAGCCCGGGGCAGTTTGGACCGATCAGGCGAACGCCTTTCTCTGACAGAAAACTGAGAAGGCCAACCATCTCAAGCGCAGGTATACCTTCAGTTATGCACACTATCAATTTCACGCCAGAGTCACCCGCTTCATAAATGGCCTCAACCGCAAACCTTGCAGGAACAAATGAGATTGCGGTGTTTGCGCCGGTCTTCTCCACTGCTTCTTTCACCGTGTCAAAGACCGGGATACCGTCAACATCCTGCCCGCCCTTTCCAGGAGTGACTCCTGCAACCACACTCGTCCCATATGAAACCATCCCTTTTGTGTGAAAAGAGCCGTCCCTGCCGGTGATTCCCTGTACAACTACTTTCGTCTTTTCATCAATTATTATGCTCAACTTGTCCCCCTATCCAGCCTTTCCTGCCAGTTCTATCGCCTTCTTTGCCCCCTCTGCCATGCTGGCTGCCGGGATCAGGTCTGTCTTCTCAAGAATCTTCCTTCCTTCATTCTCATTTGTACCTGTCAATCTAATGATAATCGGAACATCTATGTCCATCTTGTCAAGGGC
The sequence above is a segment of the candidate division TA06 bacterium genome. Coding sequences within it:
- a CDS encoding FAD-binding protein; translated protein: MKVDIQHLKKIVGPENASDDVAELYIYGSDASVHQAMPDAVVRPGKTEEVQEVMRYANKNKIPVIARGSGSGMSGHAVPIDGGIVMDMKRMNKILDIRIEDVLCVVQPGVIDDDLNRVLRPKGVFYPPTPASSRVATIGGEIANNASGLRSVKYGATRDSVLGMKVVLANGDLVTLGSNTRVEASGYQLARLMVGSEGTLGIIVEATLRLTPVPKFKAMAMAKFNKLEDAGKTITAVMTSGITPSVLELMDNVAIKAVNTALNMGLPDVEAIIMFEADGRIKAAVEADMNDIEEICEANGAFGIEMSDDPKEMTRIFSGRKKLFAALSRYQKGLSCTSLADDMAVPNSKMAATVQEIVDVGKRNNVVMTAYGHCGSGVVHTKILMDTTKPGQWDNARKAVSEVYDFVRKVGGTTSGEHGIALSKAPSWKKEKKDSLEMMRAIKKALDPNNILNPHKMMDAPDDWVKATDLRYTTKVQ
- the sucD gene encoding succinate--CoA ligase subunit alpha yields the protein MSIIIDEKTKVVVQGITGRDGSFHTKGMVSYGTSVVAGVTPGKGGQDVDGIPVFDTVKEAVEKTGANTAISFVPARFAVEAIYEAGDSGVKLIVCITEGIPALEMVGLLSFLSEKGVRLIGPNCPGLVSPEKCKVGILPTQVFKQGPVGVVSRSGTLTYEVVSHITNAGYGQSTCLGIGGDAIIGTRFIDCLKLFEEDPQTEAVVLVGEIGGTDEEDASEYIKAHVKKPVIAFIAGLTAPPGKRMGHAGAIISGGSGTAKEKIAAFEKAGVQVATEPEQIGQLVKARLK
- a CDS encoding nucleoside-diphosphate kinase — its product is MECTLLIIKPDAVSGHHIGDILSAVEKNGFIIIKMRMLVMDNQTAARLYAPHKGKPFYEPLLQFMTSGPIVVCLLERADAVQTLRKLMGETDSTKAASGTLRALYGANKQTNAVHGADSEESFKRECAIFFGGRENWESLAAKGPSK
- a CDS encoding FAD-binding protein, giving the protein MDPDFKKRLERAVGKDSVETEIEGLQPHKKQMGRVPEAVVNVKDSRQASKVVKLANRFRVPFVFADSSGLLTKGENRVKRGFVLNFASMNRIKETRILDLLCVAGPGVTLDDLGSALKPCGFFFPPDPGGSGGQSLGRVVMDNAPFPAGIKYGATRDYVLGVEVVTPTGEVVALGSTTLKNSSGLQIERFFAGTSGMLGFPTEITVAVKPLPAKRSLCTASFDSRKKGLEAVGDVLGSGVTPASLEMMDRAWARTCAVLETMSGGIAFLLVELDGHATAVKRGTDVVSRICRRAGALSVSRTSDTKKIEKWRRKRRSIEGFVSEDGTLAMSMVVPSSQVAETLDQIGRIGKKHNLTAGTWGFFLGGNFHMVMVAAPGKRKSTEETLAEVHNTVSSLGGATNCSEMIGFSHSKIRTSKESSLDRVSLAIKKALDPNEVLGAGRRSHRKAVQS
- the larA gene encoding nickel-dependent lactate racemase, whose product is MRLEVAYSKDKVPLEIADDRVASVVHPNEVEKRDAGKILNKAMNNPVNSKSFDDFLSDAKDILLIVNDGTRPTPTAKVLDLIRDRIEKVPFRFIIATGIHRAPTEEEFQFIFGPLYETFKDKIYVHDARKDEDMVHIGTSRNGTEMYVNKLGMEAHKIVLIGSVEPHYFGGYTGGRKSFLPGIASFKTIEQNHKFALKPESRSLALEGNPVHEDMIDALRTIEDKEVFSIQTVLDRDRDIYDATAGHIHDSFYAAIESAKKVFCVSVPEKTDIVISVAPYPMDVDLYQSQKAIDNGKLALKDEGILIMVSKCRTGIGEKAFYDLLSSCETPGEVLDKISKDYKLGWHKAGKMAEVMARAQVWAVTDLKDEDLEKIFIKPYKSLQKAVDDALAEKGKDAKVTILMDGSITVPMVSG